One genomic region from Bacillota bacterium encodes:
- the yyaC gene encoding spore protease YyaC, producing the protein MGLFAPPPQGLRVSVDDTWAAQKLGGSLWQGIRYSAPAEQGLIALCIGTDRSTGDALGPLTGSFLEALDCPQLRIMGTLAQPVHATNLKEAVSDLRAESGKQCVIAVDACLGRLESVGKIALAPGALNPGAGVNKELPSVGDYNIVGIVNVSGFMEHLVLQNTRLHLVYRMAGVIADAIATVCYKLSATYPAAGQGFRP; encoded by the coding sequence GGGGCTCTTTGCTCCGCCGCCCCAGGGGCTGCGCGTAAGTGTGGATGATACCTGGGCCGCTCAGAAGCTGGGTGGCAGCCTGTGGCAAGGTATTCGATACTCAGCTCCAGCAGAACAGGGGCTGATAGCTCTTTGTATCGGCACTGATCGCTCCACCGGTGATGCCCTCGGTCCGCTCACCGGCAGTTTTTTGGAGGCATTGGATTGTCCACAGCTTAGGATCATGGGTACTTTGGCCCAGCCGGTACACGCCACTAACCTTAAGGAAGCTGTCTCTGATCTGCGGGCCGAGTCTGGGAAACAGTGCGTTATCGCTGTGGATGCGTGTTTGGGCCGGCTGGAAAGCGTGGGCAAAATCGCCCTGGCGCCGGGAGCCTTGAACCCAGGAGCAGGGGTCAACAAGGAGTTGCCGTCGGTGGGCGATTATAATATTGTGGGGATTGTAAATGTGAGTGGTTTCATGGAACACCTGGTGCTGCAAAACACCCGCTTGCACTTGGTCTATCGCATGGCCGGTGTGATTGCCGACGCCATCGCCACGGTCTGTTACAAGTTATCGGCTACGTACCCGGCTGCCGGCCAGGGCTTTAGACCCTAG